In Streptobacillus canis, the genomic window TTTTATGTATTTCTTTTCTAACTTCTTTTTCTTCTAAGTTTAAATCAGGCATTCCACCCCAAAAGATTCCAAAATACTTTTCTTCATCATTTAATTTATGCCAAGCTGTTCCACCAAGAGGTACTGCTTTAAAATCTATTTTATCATTATTATTTTTTTCTATTCTATAATATTTTTTATACTCACTATTTTTATTTACTAGCACATCTTTAAACCAAGGATGCTCACTACTAGTATGATTAATAGGTAAATCAATTATTATTTTTATTCCAAGTTCATGACTTACTTTTACAAGTTCTCTAAAATCATCTATAGTTCCATACTCAGGATCTATATTATAGTAATCTATAACATCATATTTATGATAACTTGGAGAAACAAATATCGGTGTTAACCATAAACCTTCCACTCCTAAATCTTTAAGCTCTGGTAATTTGTCTTTAATTCCATTTAAATCACCAATTTTATCTCCATTAGAATCAGCATAAGATCTAACAAATATTTCATAATATACTCCTGATTTTGAAATCCTATCTTCTAATGTATTTTCATATAATTTTACTGTTTCACCACAACTAAATATTAATCCAATTAGAATAATGAACAATATTATTTTTCTTTTCATTTTTCCTTCTTTCTTTTTCTTTAATTTAAACTATATAATTTTAGTATTTTTTTAAAGAAACCACTTTGTTCTATTATTATTTTTTTATCTTAACTACTTTTTTAGTACTTATATTTTTAATTAATAAATAATCCGATTTTTTCTTCCATTAATTATCAGCTATATACTTTTCTATTTTTTTCTCAAAATTAAGATTATTTTCCATTATTTCATATTCTAAATTCAATAATATCTGATTTTCCTTATTTTTGATTAAGATTTTTTGCTCAAATATTTCAAACTTATTATCCCATGAATAAATTTCTCCATTAACTTCTAATCCTAATTCAGAAACTTTTATTTGATTTTTAGTTACTTCTAGTTTAGAGAATATTTCTTTATTTTTTTTCAATAAAAATAAATTTTTATATATATTTTTTTTTGAATCTTTTTCTAAAAATTTAAATTTTGTAATATTTTTAAAATTTGCTAAGTATTCTTTTATTTCATTATATTTTTCTAAAGAAAAATTAATTGCTAAAATATTATATATTTTATCTTCCGATTTTATTGAAATTACACTTTCTTTCTCTTTATATTTTAAAATTATATATCTAATTTGATTTCTTTCTATTTTTTTATTTCCTATTTTAATAAATTCATCATCTAAGTATATATTTTTAAGATTTTTTGAGAAAAAAAATGCCGTTAACAAATACAGTAATCCCGAAATTAAACCAGAATATATTTCTATTTTTGAACGTTCTTGAAATTGAAATATAAATATTGTTAATATATTCTTAAGTATTGCTTGAAAAAACAAACCATACTTTATAATTCTCATACTTAATTTAGGTTTTATTATTTTTCTCATCTCTTCTCCTTTAACTTTTTATTATTTTTATCTACTTGTGAAAATTAGGAATAAATAACGTAAAAATAACACTGTCTTACCTCAGACCTTCATCATCATTGTATTTAATATATTTCACAATATTATTTTCTACTTTGAAAATAGAGGTAGTTTAAAAACTACCCCTATTATTTAGTGCTTAATATCAACGGTTTCCCATCTACTATTGCAACTGAATGTTCAAAATGGGCTGACCTTTTTTTATCTTGAGTTATTACTGTCCATCCATCTTTTAATACTTTTACTTTAAATGTTCCCATATTAACCATAGGCTCAATTGCAATTACTAATCCATTTTCTATTTTTAAACCAGTATTTGCTTTCCCGTAATTTAGCACGAATGGATCTTCATGCATAGAAAATCCTACTCCATGTCCAGAGAAATCTCTGACAACAGAGAAACCAAATTTTTCTACATAATTTTGTATAGCAAATCCTATATCACCTATTCTATTTCCAACTATTGCTTGTTCTATTCCTATATCTCTTGCTTTTTCTGTAACTTCAAGTAGTTTTTTTGATCTTTCATCAATATTTCCTACTGCAAAAGTTTTAGCTGCATCTCCAAAATATCCATCAAGTATTGTAACTGTATCTAAAGAAAGTATATCTCCTTCTTTTAAAATTTCAGTTTTACTTGGTATACCATGAACTACTTTTTCATTAATTGAAATACAAGTTGCTGCAGGATATGGAGGATATGGCCAACCTATATCATAGCCTTTAGTTCCAGGTATGGCTCCTTGACTTCTAATGTAATCTTCACAAATTGCATCTATTTCCCAAGTTGAAATTCCTGGTTTAATATATTTTGGTATAACATCTTCATAAAGTCTTGCAATTATTTCATTTGCTTTCTTTATTTTTTTGATATCTTCTAAAGTTTTTAATTTTACCATTTTTTCCCTTTCTAGTTACTAAACATTACAACTATTAGTTAAAATGTCAATTATTTCTTCAGTAATATATTTACTTTCTCTTTCTCCTTGTATTTCAGCTACTTTACCTTGTTCTTTATAGTAATCTAATACTGGAGCTGTTTGATTTTTGTAATTTTCTAATCTCTTTTTAACAACTTCTGCAGTATCATCTGCTCTTTGTTCTAAATCTTCTGGATTTTGATCTACAGGTGGATTATAAATTATATGATATATTTTACCAGTTTTTTTAGAGACCCTTCTTCCTGTAATTCTCTTTAAAATTTCATCATCTTCAACAACTAGTGCTATAACTTTTTCAATTTCTCTTTCTTGTTTTTCTAAGATTTTATCTAAAGCTTTAGCTTGCTCTACAGTTCTTGGATATCCATCTAAAATAAATCCTTTCTCTGTATCTGCTTGTTTTAATCTTTCTTCCACTAATCCATTAACAATATCATCTCCAACTAAGTTTCCAGCATCCATTAGTTTTTTTGCTTCAAGTCCTAGTGGAGTTTGATTAGCTATAGCTGCTCTTAATATATCTCCAGTTGAAATTTGAGGTATTTCAAATTTTTGTATTAATTCTTTTGCTTGAGTTCCTTTACCAGCACCTGGCGGTCCAAATAATACTATATTCATATCTATCATCTCCTTAATATTTTCCTTACATCAAGTATACCATTTACAAAATATAGTTGTCAATTAAGTTTTATTATATGCAATATACAAAAAATATTATAAATTTTATTAATAAAATAAAGGAAACTCATATTCTTTTTAAATTTATATTTTTTATTACATTGTATTGACATTGTGTTGATTTCGTTATTCAATTTTAAAGAGGATGTATTTAAATGTTTACAACAAATATAAATATAAGAGTGGATAAGAAAACAAAAGAAAAAGCAGAATATATCTTTTCAAATCTAGGTTTAAATATGTCAACTGCTATTAACATCTTTTTGAGAACAAGTATTAGAGAAAATGGAATTCCTTTTCCTTTAAAATTAGATATTCCAAATACTACGACTATTGCAGCTATAGAAGAAGGAAACAAAATTGTTCTTGATAAAAATGTTAAAAGTTATAACAACATATCTGATTTAAGAAAAGATTTAGATATATGAAATTAAATTTACAACACAATTTAAAAAATATGTCAAATTAGTAAAAAAACAAAATAAAAATTTAGATTTAATGTTCGATATAATTGAAAAATTAGCAAACGGAGAAAAAATAGATAAAAAATATAGAGATCACTCTCTATATGGTAATTATAAAGGAGTAAGAGAATGTCATCTAGAGCCAGATTTGTTATTATTATATCAATATAAAGAAGAAATTTTAGTATTGTTATTAACAATACTAGGATCACATTCTGAAATTTTTAATAAGTAAAATAAAAGGATTAATTCAATATTTTCAATTAATCCTTTTGTTTTATCATCTACTAATATATTCTTTTAAATTTATCTTATGATTATATTTTATTGCTGCTTTTTCATCTTTTTTTAGTATAATATCTGTTAAATCTATATTATTAATTGCAGCTATAGCTACAGTATAATGTATAATATCAGCAAGCTCTATACCTAACTCTTCAGTTGAAGTTTCACCTTTTTTAAGTCCAGCTCTAATATTTAATACTTCTGCAACTTCACCCATTTCTTCTACAAGTTTTAGAAATAGGCCCTGTTCTGTTCTTCTATTTTCATAATGTTCAAATAAATATTCTTGTAATTGTTTTATAGTTACTTCCATCTTTAACTCCTTTATTTTAATTTAAGTATATATCCCATACCTTTATTTCTTTTAGTATACTCTTTAAATCCAAGAGATGTAAATAGTTTTTTAGAATTACTATTAAAGTCATAAATTTCTTCTACTCCTATTTCAGGATATACGAACTCTTTAGCTCTGTTAATTAAAGTATTTATTACTTTTTTACCTATACCTTTACCCCTATATCCTTTTTCTCCTATAACTATAGGAAATTCTGTTTTTGAAAAGATAACATCACCTATATGTTTAAATTCTCCTTCTATTTTATATTCTATGAAATATAGCTCTCCTACACTATCTAAGTACTTATACATCTTTTCAAGTAAAGCTTCATCATATATTTCTTCATCACCATCTACAAGCCATACAGTTTCTAAATCTTGATACCATTTAAGTGCTAAAGAATAATCTGAATGGTATTTCACTAATCTTAAATTTTCATCTATGTTTAATATATCTGATTGTTTAATTCATTTAATTGACATGGGTACCTCACTTAAATTTTAAAATCTTTAAAACCATTAATGTATTTTTTAAATATACCTGTATCATTTCTTGACCAAAATTTCGCTATAGAAAAATTATTTTTCTCCAATTTATCACAAAATGAATTATCTTGTATTATATGTTTTTTTATATCTATTTTATTTTTTTGATAAAGTTCTTCTATTCTTTTTATTTCCGTACTAAAAACTATTTCATCCTCTAAATTTTTTATTTGCGGTACAAAAATTATTTTAGAAATTGTTTTAACTTTTTTTAGCCTTTTTAGATTCTCTTCTAAGATATTTATTTCTTGAACATCTGTGTCAAAAACTATAATTAATATTTCTGCATTCAAAGTTCTAATAAATGAATCAGATATTTTTTCATTTACTAAATTTTTTACCTTAACTTTCCCCGAAAATATATATTTATTCTTCAATTCTTTTATTACTTTTTCTTCTGTTTGTCCCTCAACTATATAATAAATTCTCCCATTATTTTTTTTCATTTAGAATCATCTCACTTAACCCCTCTAATTCCTCTATTAAATCTAAATTTGGCGACATAGAAAATACATCATTTTCGACATAATTTCTTAATCTAATATCATTTCTCTTTATATATTCTATTGGATAAATTACTTTAATATTATCATTTTCTTTCTTTAAGAAAGTATATGACTGTAATGGTAAATTCATATCCAAAATTTCTTGATTATGCGTAGTAAAGAATAATTGACTATCCTCTTTCAAGTAAGAAATCATTAAACTAAATATCATTTTTTCTAAATCGCTATGAATAAAAGTAAATTTTTCATCACAATAAAAAACGGAATTATCTAAACTATTAATTCTAGTTAATAACTCACTAATGCTTATTCCCGCTCTAGTACCACTAGATAATTGCTTGTATAAATCTAAATTATCTTCTTTTTGTATAATTACATCATCTTCTCTATCTACAAATTTAATAATATATGCATTTTCAACTTCTTTACTTTTAATCACATCAACAATAGATGTATCAAGAGACTTAAGAATGTTCTTTAATATTCTTAACTCTATATTTAAGCTCTTTTTTTCTAATTCTGGGAAAGTAAAATGCCAACTAAAATTATTTATAGATTCTAATTTATCCATAAATGTATCTGTTGATCTATATTCTATTTTTTTTAGTTTTTTTTCAACTTTTTCATAAGAATCATTTTTGGCTATTTTAGCACTATATATATCTAAGTTTAAGTTTCTTGACTCTGTATATTTAATTGTATTATTGAATACAATTCTATACATTCTATTTTCTACTACAAAATCTATTAGAAAATATGTTGACTTATCTTTAATATTAGTAATATTTTCTAGATTATTTACATCACATTTTCTAATAAAATTAAATATATACATCAATGCAAGTCCTAAAGTTGATTTTCCACTCGCATTATTACCCATTATTACATTAACTTTCTTATATCTAAAGTTAGGATAATTTTTTAAATTTTGCTCCACAGTTGAATTCACTGCTTTTTTAGGAAAAACAAAATCAATTTTGAAGTCATTAAAACTGTAAATATTATCTAATTCTAATTTTAGCACTACCATATTTTCCTCCTATTTGTTCCAATATTATGTAATTATGATAACATTTTTTGGGTTTTTTGTCAATTTATTGCTTATTAGTTACATTTTTTCTACAACTATAACATTATCCACTTTCTTTATTTCTTTAGCAAATCCATTTTTCTTCCAAAATCTTTCTGCTTTAACGTTTACATCTATATATCCAAGCCTAATAGTCTCATACCCCATATTATATACAAACTCTTCTAACACCCTTGTAGCTATCCCTTTATTTTGGAAATTCTTATCAATTAATAATAGGCCTATCCATAATACTTCTTTAGTAGGATATCCTTCCAATAAATCTAGAACACCTACCAATCTTTCTTCTATGAATATTCCTAAAAATTTTTTGTTATTTATATCAAATTCTTCAGGAATCATAACCATATCATTAAGTACTGATTCATTACTTGGTTCTGGAGGACAAATTTTAAAATATTCATCATTGCTTTCATATATTCTCAATATTTCATCTGCATCATCTTTATTTAATCTTTTCAGTTCTATAATCATCATACCTTCTTTTTTTCTTAACTTTTCTTCATTTTTCTTAACTCTTCCTAATACTATCCGGTTATTTTACAAAAACTTCTTCACTGTTCAATCTTCCAGTAAAGAGGTATCTTTAATTTTTATATTTAAAATTTTCTTCTACACCTATTTTTTAAAATCTAATAATTCATAATATTGATTTCTATCATTAACCGATGTACCATTCCATTTTAAAACAGATTTTTTTCTAAATCTAGTAATATTTTTCTTGTAAATGTTCTTCCTTTATTTATTAAATCACTTACTTCTAATGTTGTTATATTCTCGCCAGTGTTATACATAAAATGGATGATTTTTTTCTCATAATTATTTAAGCTATAATAAACATCTTGAAATATTTCTTCTATTTTCTTTTCAATTATTAAATGCCTATTTATAATATTATTCTCTAATTTAAGAATAACACTATTACCAGGTTCAGTATATACCGGTTCTTTTAAAAACATATTATTCATTTCAGAATATATTCTTTTTACACCCTCATTTAGTTCTTTAACCCAACCAAATTCTCTATTAGTACTTTTGTCTCTCTTATTATCAAATGAAAACTATTATCATTTTTATCTATTTTTTACAAAAACTCCTGCTACCATTCCTATAAGTCCTGTAATTACTATTTTTAGCATATTTGGAATGAAAGTATATGTTATGTATACATCATCTTTAGCATAAATCCCAAATATCGCCCAAGCTATTACTAAAGGTATGGCAAAATTTTTGAAAAGACGTGTAAGTATAGTAGTTAATAGTAAAACTACAGTTATTCCTAAAATAGTCCAAAAATCAGCGTTATTTTTTAAATGTTCAAAATTAATTTTTACTAAATATGCATATATATTAACTACAGTTGCTATAGTTATCCAACCTAAATGTAGTCCAAATGCAGTCGATGAAAGAGATATTTTTTCTTTTTTTAATTTATTAACTATTAATATTAATGTTAACCAATAAATGACTATTATTACAACTGATAATCCTATCCATCTAAGTCCAAAGAATACATTCCACATAATATTTAATATCATCATGAACAAAATTATTATCCCTATCGTTCTTTTCATACTCTTTTGTTTATACATCCACACTAATGATAAAAATAGTAGTAAATATATCACTCCCCATATAGAGAATGTAAATCCAATAGGTGTAATTGATGTATCATACATATTTGAAACTACTTTTTGAGCCATAAGCCCTGGAAATTTAGATGTTGCAATTAAGTAATTAATTATTAATGTAATAAAAAACATTACAATATTTATTTTATTTAAAGTATTCTTTTTCATTTCTCCTCCTATTTTTCTAAAATTTTTGCTATCTTATCTATAGCTTCCTGTCCTTCTGGTATAGGGAATAATGGATAAACATGATTTAAGTTTTTACCAATAATATATTCAAAATCAATATTTTCTTCTTTTAATTTATCTGCTAATACTTGAATATCTGGATAAAGTATATCTCTAGTTCCTGTAAATATTGTAAGATTTTTTAAAGCTTTAAGATTTCCATATATTGGACTAAGTTTTGGATCTTTTAAATCCGTTCCATTTGCCCATGCTTTTGCTGTAGGTAATGCTGTTTTAGAATTTAACCATGGATCTACTTTTTGATATTTTTCTATTCCTAGATTTTCCATAGTTAAATCAACCCAAGGTGACATTACTATTAAACTTTTAGCTTCTTTAAATTTTAATCTATCTAATTCTTGAGCAAGACCTAAAACAAATCCTCCACCTGCACTATCACCCATCAATACAACATCACTATCTTTTGATATTTTGTTATATAGCTCTAATACTTTTTCATATGCTTCTTTAAAGTCATGCTTAGGTGCTTTAGGATATACTGGCAATAGAACTTTCGCATCAGTTTGTTCTATCAATTTTTTCACAAACCTAATATGGAATGGATCTACATGATGAAGATAAGTCCCACCATGTATATATATTACTAGTTCTCCTTTTCCTTCTTTATTAAAGTTTAATACTGGCATATTAGAAAAAGCAAAAGCTTCAATTCCTTCAGGTAATATATATGGTTCTTCTTCCATTTCTTTTCTTTCTTTTAACCAAGTTTCCATTTCTTCACTAGACCATTTTCTAATTTTAGTTACTTTTAAATATATTTCAGCTATAGTTGCTTGCATACTTCTTTCATAATAATATTTTGATGATGTGTAAAGACCTACAAAACCTATAATTAGAAACAGAAGTACAAGTTTAAATAATTTGTTCATCATTTTTCTCTTTTCTATCTTTTCTCTCTTAGATTATATCATTTTTTTAATATGTTAACCATATGATTTATAGCAACACTTGCTTCAGGTATATTTAAAAATGGATAATCATGTAACATATTTTTTCCTATTAACATATCTACTTCTATATTTTCATCTTTCATCATATTTACTAATTTAAGTATATCAGGATAAAGTATATCTCTTTCTCCTGCTATTATTGATATATTATTTAAAACTTTAAGTTTACCATAAATGGGACTAAGTCTTGTATCTTTTAAATTAGTTCCATTGGCCCAAGACTTTGCCATAGCTAAGCATTTAGATTTTTTTAAATATGGATCTAACTTTTCATATTTTTCTATTTCAGGATTTTCCATAGATAGATCTAACCAAGGTGAAATAAGAATTATCTTTTTAGGAACTCTTAATTTAAGTCTATCAATTTCTTGAGCAAGGCCCAAAGTAAATCCTCCACCAGCACTATCTCCAAGTAAAACTACAGAGTCATCTTTTGCACTTTCAATGTATATTTCTATTACTTTTTCATAGGCTTCTTTAAAGTCATGTTTAGGTGCTTTTGGATAAACAGGCATAATTACACTAATATCTGTTTTTTTTATTAATTTGTTTAAAAAGTCAAAGTTTTCATGAACAGGATCATACATATATGCTCCACCATGAAGATAAAATACTTTACTGCCTTTACCTTGTGAATTTAAAAATATAACCTTCATATTATTAAATTCTGAAATAGTTAAATTTTCATAATTTTTAGGTAGTTGGTATTCATCTTCTTCAATAAGTTTTAATTCATTAATTCTCTTAGTCATTTCTTCTTCTGCAATATTTTCATATTCAATAATTCTATATTTCAGTTCTATTAATAAAGCTTTTAGGCTTCTCTTAAAATATATTCTTAATAGGAAATATATCACTGATATGAATAATATATATTTAATCATTAACATCTTAGTTCTCTTTTCTATGGGGATATATATATTATACCTTAAAAAATGATAATTGTTGATATATTTAAAAAAGTAGATAAATTTATTATCTACTCTTCTAAATTAATATATTTTTCATAATTAAAAATTTAATTGTTGAATTCTATCCAATAAATTTGAAGGATAATTATATGCTAATAAATATTTTTTACTTTGTAATAAATTATTAGTAAGTAGTGTCTCTAATCCCCTTGTATAAGAAATAAGATACGCCAATTTTGTCTTAAAACTATTTTCTACATATATACTAAACAATGACAAAATATTTTGAAATTTTTTATCAAAAATAATAAATTGATACAAATCAAGCAAAGTTATATTTTCACTCATATTATTATGTAATTCTTTATAACCATTTGCCAAATCATATATTTTTAATATATCTATTTCTAATTTTTTATCATCACAATCTTTAATATTGTAATCATTTTTTATTTTCTTTAACTGTTCTTCGTAAGTTAAAAATGGTTTATCTACTCCCATACTTTATCCCCTCTCCCTTAAAAAAAATCCTGTATTCATACAGGATTCTAGACAGCCGCGAACATATTGTTCATAGCCAAGTTATCTTGTATATATACTAGCATTTTTCAAGGGCACTGTCACTATCCATTTTTATATTGAATTAAATTTGTTGAATTATCTCCCACATTTTTTTATATTTAAAGGATCATTATCCATCAAATATTTAAGATAAAATAAGTATATAAAAGTTATTATAATAAAGAAAATAAATATCAAAAAAATACTCATTAATACTTTTATATCTTTTTTAGTCTCAATTTTTTTATTGCATCTACATATTTATTTTTTTCTTTTTTATTTACACGCATTATTTTCACTTCTAATTCTTTATTTTCCATATTTAATATCATTTACTTTTTTTGAAAAATTAAAAATAAAGTATATGAATACAAACATAATTGAAATAACAAGAAAAAATAATGTATACTGGGAAACTTTAACTTTTGGATCAAGTAATAGTTCTAGCATTTTAACTGTAATAAATGTTTGAACCGGTAATAATCCTAATATTATAAAATTATTTACACGATTTAAAACTGTATAATTTTCTAATATTATTTTCATTTCTTTTATTTTTTTACTTTGTCTATATTCTTCAACTTCTTCACTATATATTAATTCAAGCAAGAAAAAAAATATTTTAATGCTTAGTGGTATCATTATAAGTACAGTTACAATAATAACAATTTGCTTATATTCTATTCCAAGTAAATAGATATAAAAATAAAATTCTAACATCACAATCAAAGAAATAACATAAATAATAACTGAAAAAATACTAATACATAATATTAAAAGTATAATTAATAATAATGGTCTAAAAATAGTTTTCAATGCTTTGTTCCTTTCTTTTAATTATATATATATATATATTATACCTCAAAATAAAAAAGTTAGGAAATATTTCTATTATCTATTAT contains:
- the map gene encoding type I methionyl aminopeptidase, with amino-acid sequence MVKLKTLEDIKKIKKANEIIARLYEDVIPKYIKPGISTWEIDAICEDYIRSQGAIPGTKGYDIGWPYPPYPAATCISINEKVVHGIPSKTEILKEGDILSLDTVTILDGYFGDAAKTFAVGNIDERSKKLLEVTEKARDIGIEQAIVGNRIGDIGFAIQNYVEKFGFSVVRDFSGHGVGFSMHEDPFVLNYGKANTGLKIENGLVIAIEPMVNMGTFKVKVLKDGWTVITQDKKRSAHFEHSVAIVDGKPLILSTK
- a CDS encoding adenylate kinase; the protein is MNIVLFGPPGAGKGTQAKELIQKFEIPQISTGDILRAAIANQTPLGLEAKKLMDAGNLVGDDIVNGLVEERLKQADTEKGFILDGYPRTVEQAKALDKILEKQEREIEKVIALVVEDDEILKRITGRRVSKKTGKIYHIIYNPPVDQNPEDLEQRADDTAEVVKKRLENYKNQTAPVLDYYKEQGKVAEIQGERESKYITEEIIDILTNSCNV
- a CDS encoding type II toxin-antitoxin system RelB/DinJ family antitoxin — protein: MFTTNINIRVDKKTKEKAEYIFSNLGLNMSTAINIFLRTSIRENGIPFPLKLDIPNTTTIAAIEEGNKIVLDKNVKSYNNISDLRKDLDI
- a CDS encoding type II toxin-antitoxin system YafQ family toxin, with protein sequence MKFTTQFKKYVKLVKKQNKNLDLMFDIIEKLANGEKIDKKYRDHSLYGNYKGVRECHLEPDLLLLYQYKEEILVLLLTILGSHSEIFNK
- a CDS encoding MazG nucleotide pyrophosphohydrolase domain-containing protein, with product MEVTIKQLQEYLFEHYENRRTEQGLFLKLVEEMGEVAEVLNIRAGLKKGETSTEELGIELADIIHYTVAIAAINNIDLTDIILKKDEKAAIKYNHKINLKEYISR
- a CDS encoding GNAT family N-acetyltransferase, coding for MKYHSDYSLALKWYQDLETVWLVDGDEEIYDEALLEKMYKYLDSVGELYFIEYKIEGEFKHIGDVIFSKTEFPIVIGEKGYRGKGIGKKVINTLINRAKEFVYPEIGVEEIYDFNSNSKKLFTSLGFKEYTKRNKGMGYILKLK
- a CDS encoding AAA family ATPase, with the translated sequence MVVLKLELDNIYSFNDFKIDFVFPKKAVNSTVEQNLKNYPNFRYKKVNVIMGNNASGKSTLGLALMYIFNFIRKCDVNNLENITNIKDKSTYFLIDFVVENRMYRIVFNNTIKYTESRNLNLDIYSAKIAKNDSYEKVEKKLKKIEYRSTDTFMDKLESINNFSWHFTFPELEKKSLNIELRILKNILKSLDTSIVDVIKSKEVENAYIIKFVDREDDVIIQKEDNLDLYKQLSSGTRAGISISELLTRINSLDNSVFYCDEKFTFIHSDLEKMIFSLMISYLKEDSQLFFTTHNQEILDMNLPLQSYTFLKKENDNIKVIYPIEYIKRNDIRLRNYVENDVFSMSPNLDLIEELEGLSEMILNEKK
- a CDS encoding GNAT family N-acetyltransferase, whose product is MIIELKRLNKDDADEILRIYESNDEYFKICPPEPSNESVLNDMVMIPEEFDINNKKFLGIFIEERLVGVLDLLEGYPTKEVLWIGLLLIDKNFQNKGIATRVLEEFVYNMGYETIRLGYIDVNVKAERFWKKNGFAKEIKKVDNVIVVEKM
- a CDS encoding TspO/MBR family protein, with product MKKNTLNKINIVMFFITLIINYLIATSKFPGLMAQKVVSNMYDTSITPIGFTFSIWGVIYLLLFLSLVWMYKQKSMKRTIGIIILFMMILNIMWNVFFGLRWIGLSVVIIVIYWLTLILIVNKLKKEKISLSSTAFGLHLGWITIATVVNIYAYLVKINFEHLKNNADFWTILGITVVLLLTTILTRLFKNFAIPLVIAWAIFGIYAKDDVYITYTFIPNMLKIVITGLIGMVAGVFVKNR
- a CDS encoding alpha/beta hydrolase: MNKLFKLVLLFLIIGFVGLYTSSKYYYERSMQATIAEIYLKVTKIRKWSSEEMETWLKERKEMEEEPYILPEGIEAFAFSNMPVLNFNKEGKGELVIYIHGGTYLHHVDPFHIRFVKKLIEQTDAKVLLPVYPKAPKHDFKEAYEKVLELYNKISKDSDVVLMGDSAGGGFVLGLAQELDRLKFKEAKSLIVMSPWVDLTMENLGIEKYQKVDPWLNSKTALPTAKAWANGTDLKDPKLSPIYGNLKALKNLTIFTGTRDILYPDIQVLADKLKEENIDFEYIIGKNLNHVYPLFPIPEGQEAIDKIAKILEK
- a CDS encoding alpha/beta hydrolase fold domain-containing protein, with the translated sequence MLMIKYILFISVIYFLLRIYFKRSLKALLIELKYRIIEYENIAEEEMTKRINELKLIEEDEYQLPKNYENLTISEFNNMKVIFLNSQGKGSKVFYLHGGAYMYDPVHENFDFLNKLIKKTDISVIMPVYPKAPKHDFKEAYEKVIEIYIESAKDDSVVLLGDSAGGGFTLGLAQEIDRLKLRVPKKIILISPWLDLSMENPEIEKYEKLDPYLKKSKCLAMAKSWANGTNLKDTRLSPIYGKLKVLNNISIIAGERDILYPDILKLVNMMKDENIEVDMLIGKNMLHDYPFLNIPEASVAINHMVNILKK
- a CDS encoding Abi family protein codes for the protein MGVDKPFLTYEEQLKKIKNDYNIKDCDDKKLEIDILKIYDLANGYKELHNNMSENITLLDLYQFIIFDKKFQNILSLFSIYVENSFKTKLAYLISYTRGLETLLTNNLLQSKKYLLAYNYPSNLLDRIQQLNF